In Bacillus toyonensis BCT-7112, a single window of DNA contains:
- a CDS encoding VaFE repeat-containing surface-anchored protein: MSKRVIIRVFTLLSVLALFLNVFLPRASAEVMTHEKYSMDWSYSNSLGKYIRTEIIKNSSGQIAYCLTLGLKSPNGEDLPEMGKTDNVVYKVLLNGFPQKSTEQLGVANKNEAHYATQLAVWNALGQLDVNELKHENKNVEKAAKAIISNANNSEETQDIFMNVIPAEKQKAELKGEFFETNLYTVQTNAKSGSYKVVAKNAPNGVKIVSENGEVRDQLSVGEKFRIQIPKNTKTGEFNLSVAANLTKVQAIAYRGTDTVQNATVLLERNEEKLSGDLAVNWEATGSLKIKKVGENGEVLAGAVFEVFNANNESVGKITTGADGTAELNNLQIGTYTVKEIKAPTGYVSGDKPQTIEVKTGETGAVQVVNNKVKGNIEIKKLSDSGKVLPNVEFTVFTEDGKEVKKVVTKENGIANVEGLTYGKYYFLETKTLNGYIENKTKYPFEIKEHNKTLTFTVENTEVKGNVKLLKVDNEDISKKLEGAVFELKDASGKVIGEYKTDKNGEVNVKNLAYGKYSFVEKASPNGYVLIKEPIVFEIKEHGKIIELLAVNHLIKGDLEITKVDVADGNNKLPNAEFTIYNEAGKEVVKGKTDDKGIAKFEKLPFGKYTYKETVAPKGYVLNEETFSFEIKENGQIIKHIVKDEKIPSIKTTATDKTDDTKEMHTSKSVTIQDKVEYKDLQVGKEYTLKGKLMDKKTNKPLVVNGKEVTAETKFTSKEANGSITLDFTFDATGLEEKEVVVFEELLKDGKVVTTHTDINDKGQTVKFVKPLVKTTATNKADGGKEIHAKDAITIQDKVEYTNLVVGKEYTVKGKLMNNAINEPLLIGGKEVTAETKFIAKEKNGFVTLDFTFVGAEQQGREVVVFEDLLHEGQVIATHADINDVGQTVRFVEPSIKTTATNKADGSKELDASKSVTIQDKVEYKDLIVGKEYVVKGKLMDKATKKPLVVDGKEVTVESKFTAKEKNGSITLDFTFNASALQGKEVVVFEELYQDNVLVAIHVDIEDKGQTVKFKEVKPNQPKPDQPHPDKSIPTPEQQKAEKTLKSGILPVTGGDLSMWISMGVGLLLLALGTVLFIKRRNA, from the coding sequence TTGAGTAAGAGAGTTATTATAAGAGTTTTTACATTATTATCAGTACTGGCATTATTCCTTAATGTGTTTTTACCAAGGGCTAGTGCAGAAGTTATGACGCATGAAAAATATTCAATGGACTGGAGTTATAGTAATAGTCTAGGTAAGTACATTCGAACTGAAATTATTAAAAATTCAAGTGGTCAAATTGCTTATTGCTTAACTCTTGGATTAAAATCACCAAATGGTGAAGATCTTCCTGAAATGGGGAAAACAGATAATGTAGTATATAAGGTCTTATTAAATGGTTTCCCACAAAAAAGTACTGAACAGCTGGGAGTAGCTAATAAAAATGAAGCGCATTATGCAACTCAGCTTGCGGTCTGGAATGCATTAGGACAACTTGATGTAAATGAATTAAAACATGAGAATAAAAATGTTGAAAAAGCAGCTAAGGCTATTATTAGTAATGCTAATAATAGTGAAGAGACGCAAGATATTTTTATGAATGTGATTCCTGCTGAAAAGCAAAAAGCAGAATTAAAGGGTGAGTTCTTTGAAACAAACCTATACACAGTACAAACAAATGCTAAGAGTGGTTCTTATAAGGTAGTAGCGAAAAATGCCCCTAATGGAGTTAAAATTGTTAGTGAAAATGGTGAAGTGAGAGATCAGCTTTCAGTTGGGGAAAAATTCCGTATCCAAATTCCTAAGAACACAAAAACAGGTGAATTTAATTTAAGTGTTGCTGCTAATTTAACTAAAGTTCAAGCAATTGCTTACCGCGGCACGGATACTGTTCAGAATGCTACAGTATTATTAGAAAGAAATGAAGAAAAGCTTAGTGGTGATCTTGCAGTAAATTGGGAAGCAACTGGTTCTTTAAAAATTAAAAAGGTTGGAGAAAATGGGGAAGTTCTAGCTGGTGCAGTATTTGAAGTCTTTAATGCAAATAATGAATCAGTTGGAAAAATCACGACTGGTGCTGATGGTACTGCAGAATTAAATAACCTACAAATTGGTACATATACAGTAAAAGAAATTAAAGCACCAACAGGTTATGTTTCAGGTGATAAACCACAAACTATTGAAGTTAAAACAGGGGAAACAGGAGCTGTTCAAGTAGTAAACAATAAAGTAAAAGGTAACATCGAAATTAAAAAACTTAGTGATTCAGGAAAGGTTTTACCAAATGTTGAATTCACAGTCTTCACTGAAGATGGAAAAGAAGTGAAAAAAGTAGTAACAAAAGAAAATGGAATTGCAAACGTTGAAGGTCTTACGTATGGTAAGTATTATTTCTTAGAGACAAAAACACTTAATGGATATATTGAAAATAAAACAAAGTATCCTTTTGAAATTAAAGAGCACAATAAAACACTTACTTTTACAGTGGAAAATACCGAAGTAAAAGGTAATGTAAAATTACTTAAAGTAGATAATGAAGATATCAGCAAAAAATTAGAAGGTGCAGTATTCGAGTTAAAAGATGCAAGTGGGAAAGTTATTGGTGAATATAAGACAGATAAAAATGGTGAAGTTAACGTCAAAAATTTAGCATATGGTAAATATTCATTTGTAGAAAAGGCTTCTCCAAATGGTTATGTTCTTATTAAAGAACCAATTGTGTTCGAAATAAAGGAACATGGGAAAATTATTGAGTTATTAGCAGTTAATCATCTTATCAAAGGTGATCTAGAAATTACAAAAGTTGATGTAGCTGATGGAAACAACAAACTTCCAAATGCAGAGTTTACTATTTATAATGAAGCAGGAAAAGAAGTAGTAAAAGGAAAAACAGACGATAAAGGTATCGCGAAGTTTGAAAAGTTACCATTTGGAAAATACACATATAAAGAAACTGTTGCACCAAAAGGTTATGTATTGAATGAAGAAACGTTCTCTTTTGAGATCAAAGAGAATGGTCAAATCATTAAACATATTGTCAAAGATGAAAAGATTCCTTCAATAAAAACAACAGCTACTGATAAAACAGATGACACAAAAGAAATGCACACTTCTAAGTCTGTAACAATCCAAGATAAAGTGGAATACAAAGACCTACAAGTAGGTAAAGAGTACACTTTAAAAGGTAAATTAATGGATAAAAAGACTAATAAACCATTAGTTGTAAATGGTAAAGAAGTAACTGCTGAAACTAAGTTTACATCAAAAGAAGCAAACGGATCTATCACACTAGATTTCACTTTTGATGCAACTGGTTTAGAAGAAAAGGAAGTAGTAGTATTCGAAGAGTTACTGAAAGACGGAAAAGTTGTTACGACACATACTGATATCAATGATAAAGGTCAAACAGTTAAGTTCGTTAAGCCATTAGTAAAAACAACTGCTACAAACAAAGCTGATGGTGGAAAAGAGATTCATGCAAAGGATGCTATCACTATCCAAGATAAAGTGGAGTATACTAACTTAGTTGTTGGTAAAGAGTACACTGTAAAAGGAAAATTAATGAACAATGCTATTAACGAACCATTATTAATTGGTGGTAAAGAAGTAACAGCTGAGACTAAATTTATTGCAAAAGAAAAGAATGGTTTTGTAACATTAGACTTTACTTTCGTTGGTGCTGAGCAGCAAGGAAGAGAAGTAGTCGTGTTTGAAGACTTGTTACATGAAGGTCAAGTAATAGCAACTCACGCTGACATTAACGATGTAGGTCAAACAGTTCGATTTGTAGAGCCTTCTATTAAAACGACAGCTACAAACAAAGCTGATGGTTCTAAAGAGTTAGATGCTTCTAAATCTGTAACAATCCAAGATAAAGTGGAATACAAAGACTTAATCGTAGGTAAAGAGTACGTTGTAAAAGGCAAACTAATGGATAAAGCAACAAAAAAACCATTAGTAGTTGATGGTAAAGAAGTAACAGTAGAATCTAAATTTACAGCAAAAGAAAAAAATGGTTCTATCACACTAGATTTCACATTTAATGCTTCTGCATTACAAGGTAAAGAAGTGGTAGTGTTTGAAGAATTGTATCAAGATAATGTCTTGGTAGCTATACATGTTGACATCGAAGATAAGGGGCAAACAGTGAAATTTAAAGAAGTAAAACCTAATCAACCAAAACCAGATCAGCCGCATCCAGATAAAAGCATTCCAACACCAGAACAACAAAAAGCAGAAAAGACATTAAAATCAGGAATATTACCAGTTACAGGTGGAGATTTATCCATGTGGATCTCAATGGGCGTTGGCCTTTTATTATTAGCTCTTGGAACTGTATTATTTATCAAACGTAGAAACGCATAA
- a CDS encoding ArsR/SmtB family transcription factor codes for MTTLLSNRNRVKISEEDVDVLKVMAHPVRLQIVNELMHHKMCNVTQLTKILKLPQSTVSQHLSKLKGTVLRAERRGLEMHYYIDNAKARQIIGILGF; via the coding sequence ATGACAACATTACTATCTAATAGAAATCGAGTTAAAATCAGTGAAGAAGATGTAGATGTATTAAAGGTAATGGCACATCCCGTTCGATTACAAATTGTAAATGAATTAATGCACCATAAAATGTGTAATGTTACACAGTTAACGAAAATATTAAAACTCCCGCAATCCACTGTTTCACAGCATCTATCAAAATTAAAGGGAACCGTACTCCGTGCAGAAAGACGAGGATTAGAGATGCATTATTATATTGATAATGCTAAGGCCCGCCAGATTATAGGGATTTTAGGTTTTTAG